The genomic interval cttatatgttttttaaatttaatgggGTTTGTTATTCGATGCTACGAAGAAAGTCAATTATCAGATAAAGCTCAAGTTATAGACCTTGAACGAAGATGTCAAATTGGCCAATCAAAACGTGTCTTTCTCTTCACTGACAATTTGGGTGACCCCATTTGTAGAATACGTAATAGTCCCATGTATAAAATGCTggtaatctaatttaattatgttttttattagcttaattaattgttaatttgtgagttaatttttttttttttttttttttggtattattTAGGTTGCTGAGTGGGACAAGGAAGTGGTTGGTGTTATTCAAGGCTCTATAAAAGCGGTTTTTTTGACTGCTCATAAACCGCCACCGCCCGGTTTGGTGGTTAAAGTGGGCTACATTCTTGGCTTGAGAGTGGCGCCGCCGTATCGCCGCCGTGGGATTGGCTCCGGCCTCGTCCGTCGTTTGGAAGATTGGTTTGTTTCTAATGATGTTGATTACTGTTGCATGGCCACTGAGAAAGATAATCATGCctctcttaatctcttcatcaATAATTTAAggtattttccatttttcattattactttattataattgttttaaagttAACAATTACGAGTTGGAAGAGTGGGAGATCGAATCATGATCTTTGAAATGGTAATTAATATCATTTACTTGATGTATTATGCTCGGATTAGATATTAATTCTATCTTAAAACGAGTATAATTCAACTATCATATAAGTGAGTTAGTGACTGTGAGATCCATGGGTCAAATCTCTTTACTCTCAATGTACTAAAAAagtcaattttatgtctaattagTCTTTTTTGGGTTGGCTAGTAGGAGAATCATacttagatataaaatttaaattttacggGTCAAGATAAACTTCGAGAGTGATTTTTTAAATGggtttcaaatttcaaatttttttatttttcaaatttaaaatcatttccaaAATAATACTTTGATGTTAGTTTGAAGCAtcataaaagtgattttaaccgtTTCAAATAATGTCTCTTATCTTCGTAGTATGAAATgccattttttaatttaattaacaagatcacattttaaaattaacataTGATTCATATACAACTCATGCATAATGATAAAACTCGAAAGTTTACGGTCATATCAGAAATTTCTTTAAACATTTTTTCCCAACAGGTACATAAAGTTTAGAACAGGAAGAATCTTAGTAGACCCAGTAAGAAATCGTCCATACAATATCAATTCATCAGAAATCAACATTCAAAAGCTAAAAATAGAAGAAGCAGAAGCAATATACAAAAAACACATGGCCTCAACAGAGTTCTTCCCCAAAGACATAAAAAGCATATTGAAAAACAAGCTGAGCTTAGGGACATGGATGGCAAATTTCAAACAACCGCCATGGTTGTCGCCGTCGACCGCTGTCGGCGGAAACAGGCAGATTACAACGAGCAGCTGGGCCATTGCAAGTCTATGGAATAGTGGGGAAGTTTTCAAGCTAAGGCTAGGAAAAGCACCATTTCCATGGCTTATTTACACAAAGAGTTTAAAAATTATGGATAAAATTTTGCCTTGCTTTAAGCTTGTTTTGGTGCCTGATTTTTTCAAGCCATTTgggttttattttgtttatggaTTGCACCATGAAGGCCCTTTTTCTGAGAGATTGGTTGGAGCTTTGTGCAAATTTGTGCATAATGTGGCATTGAAGAATAATTCAAGGGATAGTTGTAAAGCTATTGTTACAGAGATTGGTggtgatgaagatgatgagCTGAAAATGGAGATTCCTCATTGGAAATTGCTATCATGTTATGAAGATTTTTGGTGCATAAAGTCCTTgagaaataataatattagtaaTGATAATGATCATGATCATGATCATCATATATTGGAATGGACAAATGCCCCACCTAATAGAACTCTCTTTGTAGACCCAAGAGaagtataaaagaataaatagaaAATGGTTGAACCCTTTTTCGACACGTCTCAATCTAATTATTGTTCGTACTTGAGAACAAAGTGAAGAAAGTAGAAGAAAagttattaagaaaaagaagacaacGACTTCTGAACTGAAATAGTTATATTGTaaatttttgtctttttgtACGTGGATATATCTGGATTTAACTAGGGTTTGTTCGTACTATTCTATTCATGACTAAATATGAACGAAAAAATATCAATGTTGTTTTCTATTAATGATATGTACTgttatttcaaaattcaaataattaataatcaaATGATAATGTTTATTAGTTGTTATTCGCCGTGTCTAGATTTTGCATCTTATGATACCGTTTTTTTCGTGTCAGTGAAGAGAAAAAACTTGCCTTCCTAAATTAGGTGCCACCATCATTTTGCTTTATAAAGATTCAAAGTTGAAAAGCAATGAGAGGAGAGGCATTTGGGGAATATTCTCCTCACATGTGCTATATGCAAAGGCAATAATAAGGGGtgaaaagaagaaagatatatataaaaatagagATTAGGTTAAATATTAAGTGTTGAGCATAAAAAAGGTGAGAGTTTGGAATTATTAGGGTTTAAAGGAAGGCCAGATGGGGGAAGGGGAAAGGGCAAAGAGGGATGAGATTTGAGAAAAAGATAAAGGGGAGAGAGTTTTGgaatatattattattagggcttttaaaaaaatatacaaccATGGGTGAATTAGGCCAAAGCTTTATTCTTCCTAAAATAGAAATCTGTCTTTGCAATTTATGG from Benincasa hispida cultivar B227 chromosome 10, ASM972705v1, whole genome shotgun sequence carries:
- the LOC120088947 gene encoding probable N-acetyltransferase HLS1-like, coding for MLIFNTYLQYKPFLLSPTLLYINKIPPLIFNHKFILKLYLIIYLICFLNLMGFVIRCYEESQLSDKAQVIDLERRCQIGQSKRVFLFTDNLGDPICRIRNSPMYKMLVAEWDKEVVGVIQGSIKAVFLTAHKPPPPGLVVKVGYILGLRVAPPYRRRGIGSGLVRRLEDWFVSNDVDYCCMATEKDNHASLNLFINNLRYIKFRTGRILVDPVRNRPYNINSSEINIQKLKIEEAEAIYKKHMASTEFFPKDIKSILKNKLSLGTWMANFKQPPWLSPSTAVGGNRQITTSSWAIASLWNSGEVFKLRLGKAPFPWLIYTKSLKIMDKILPCFKLVLVPDFFKPFGFYFVYGLHHEGPFSERLVGALCKFVHNVALKNNSRDSCKAIVTEIGGDEDDELKMEIPHWKLLSCYEDFWCIKSLRNNNISNDNDHDHDHHILEWTNAPPNRTLFVDPREV